Proteins co-encoded in one Cydia strobilella chromosome 14, ilCydStro3.1, whole genome shotgun sequence genomic window:
- the LOC134747185 gene encoding ubiquitin-like protein 3, producing the protein MSAKNIPGDKINLRLILVSGKTKEFVFSPVDSAGDIAIHVYDNWPEADWAAECVSRAEILRLIYQGRFLHSSVTLGALGLALGRTTVMHLVPREHLPEPNSHDQRQKSKGGSSSCCSASCCIL; encoded by the exons aTAAACCTGCGTCTGATCCTGGTGTCCGGCAAGACGAAGGAGTTTGTGTTCAGCCCGGTGGACTCAGCGGGTGATATCGCGATACACGTCTACGATAACTGGCCTGAAG CGGACTGGGCGGCCGAATGCGTGTCCCGCGCGGAGATCCTGCGACTCATCTACCAGGGCCGCTTCCTGCACAGCTCGGTGACGCTGGGCGCGCTCGGGCTGGCGCTCGGCCGCACCACCGTCATGCACCTAGTGCCGCGCGAACACCTCCCCGAGCCCAACTCACACG ATCAACGACAAAAGAGTAAAGGCGGTTCGAGCAGTTGTTGTTCGGCGTCGTGCTGCATATTGTAA
- the LOC134747148 gene encoding DNA-directed RNA polymerase III subunit RPC3: protein MSHQLGRVVSEILLRYYGKIVQQVGNDLFSYGTRPLAVITRSTGLPRSQVIESLRTLVKYDLATFEPSANEVIADYRLIPENVLLLIRYPRYLLQMKTKYGSEAELLVEELLQMATATAHVLLFTIATKYKDDKEKNISIITLKDTFISLATAGYIQQAPVAEMKEGSEVPTLTPVATIVPELDSRVLLQAMAAGSLADVNDNVYWKVNYDRFHLDFRDDVMIKAITRRIDENAGELMRLMLEQMYLSSAPWAAESNPAPAPDLRASCRRVDRPLLQQHLEHYTRVLEENGCGFIRRAGDAGGGAWVVRAGKAAEQLAHALLDHVVTERLGDKAARIFRLIRTKKYIEEEDIQKYAMLPNKECKELTYKLLEEHFISVQPMRKAASAGGMAKAIYLYHIDLHDVALTCTEMCYRALHNVIRRAAHSRALHARLLDKRRRVRSIVHGMRARGEAEANIDDVEETITPPEHLVLQGVEKRLKQLSVAELELDKSLFILKWFLSYS, encoded by the exons TCCTTCGCTATTACGGTAAAATAGTGCAGCAAGTCGGAAACGACCTATTTTCCTATGGAACTCGGCCTTTGGCTGTAATAACCAGGAGCACAGGATTGCCCAGATCGcag GTTATAGAAAGTCTCCGAACACTAGTGAAGTACGACTTGGCCACTTTTGAGCCGTCAGCTAATGAAGTTATTGCTGACTATAGGCTCATCCCTGAAAATGTGCTTCTTCTGATTCGATATCCTAG GTACCTCCTGCAGATGAAGACCAAGTATGGCAGTGAAGCGGAGCTCCTGGTGGAAGAACTGCTTCAGATGGCCACTGCCACTGCCCATGTCCTGCTCTTTACTATTGCCACCAAATACAAGGATGATAAG gaaaaaaatatttcaataataactCTAAAAGACACATTCATCAGCTTAGCCACTGCGGGCTACATCCAGCAAGCTCCTGTGGCTGAAATGAAGGAGGGCTCCGAGGTTCCAACTCTCACACCAGTGGCGACTATAGTGCCCGAACTTGACAGCAGGGTGCTGTTACAAGCCATGGCAGCAGGCAGCCTGGCTGATGTCAATGATA ATGTGTACTGGAAGGTGAACTACGACAGGTTCCACCTGGACTTCAGAGACGACGTCATGATCAAAGCCATCACACGACGCATTGACGAGAATG CGGGCGAGCTGATGCGCCTAATGCTAGAACAAATGTACCTATCGTCGGCTCCCTGGGCCGCGGAGTCCAATCCCGCGCCGGCCCCGGACCTGCGGGCCTCCTGTCGCCGCGTCGACCGACCACTACTGCAGCAACATCTCGAACATTATACCAGAGTTTTAG AGGAGAACGGGTGCGGCTTTATCCGTCGCGCAGGCgacgcgggcggcggcgcgtgGGTGGTGCGCGCCGGCAAGGCGGCCGAGCAACTAGCGCACGCGCTCCTAGACCACGTTGTTACCGAGAGACTCGGAGATAAGGCCGCTAGAATATTTAG ATTAATTCGCACTAAGAAATACatagaagaagaagacataCAGAAATACGCCATGCTTCCTAACAAAGAATGTAAGGAACTCACCTACAAATTATTAGAAGAACATTTTATCAGCGTACAG CCGATGCGAAAAGCGGCATCTGCTGGTGGAATGGCGAAGGCTATCTACCTTTATCACATCGACTTGCATgac GTGGCGCTAACGTGCACGGAGATGTGCTACCGCGCGCTGCACAACGTGATCCGTCGCGCGGCGCACTCGCGCGCGCTGCACGCGCGGCTGCTGGACAAGCGGCGCCGCGTGCGCAGCATCGTGCACGGCATGCGCGCCCGGGGGGAGGCCGAGGCTAACATCGACGAT gTGGAAGAGACCATAACGCCGCCGGAGCACCTGGTGCTGCAGGGCGTGGAAAAGCGGCTGAAACAGCTGAGCGTTGCAGAATTGGAACTGGACAAGTCGCTGTTCATACTCAAGTGGTTTCTCTCCTACTCTTAA